The genomic region GGCCGGCACCGCGCAGAAGCTCGTGCTCAACATGATCACGACCGCGGCGTTCGTCCGCATGGGGAAGGTGTACGAGAACATGATGGTGGACCTGATGGCCACCAGCCAGAAACTGGTGGAGCGCAGCCGTCGCACCGTGATGACCGTGACCGGGGTGGACTACGACACGGCGGCCGAGGCCATTGCCGCGGGAGGGAAGAGCGTGAAGACCGCGATCGTGATGCTGAAGCTCGGTTGCACCCGCGCCGAGGCCGAGCAACGTCTCGCCGAGGCCGGCGGTTTCGTGCGCGCGGCACTCGAAGCGCGGCCGGCCGGCGGAGCGGCGCGATGAGCCGGGCGCGTCGACCGCTCAGCTACGTCCTCTTCGCGGCCATCGGGCTCACGCTGGCGTGCGCGCCACCGGGCCAGGAAATCGTGTTCTGGCAATTCTGGCCGGTGGAGGTGGTGCAGCCGCTGCTCGATCGCTTCGAAAAGGAGCACCCGGGAGTCAAAGTGCGCATGGAGCAGCTCACCTGGCAGAGCGGACTCGAGAAGATCACCGCCGCGATGGCCGCGGGCAAGGCGCCCGACCTCTGCGAGATGGGCTCCACGTGGATGCCCCGCATGCTGGCGGCGGGCCAGCTCACCGACTGGAGCGCGGGTGTGGCGGATCTGCGATCCAGTCTGCGCGGGTGGGAGCTGTGCTCGATCGGCGACGCGGTCTACGGCCTGCCGTGGGTGCTCGGCACGCGCGCGCTCTTCTACAACAAGACGCTGCTGGCGCGAGCCGGACTCGACTCGCTGCGCCCGCCCGAGACGTGGGCCGAGCTCTACGCCGCGGCCGAGGCGGTGCACAAGCTCGGCGGCGCGGTTCGCGGCTATGGTGTCCAGGCCGGAGAGCGCTACGTGCTGTTCAAGAAGTTCATGCCGTTCGCGTGGGGAAACGGCGGGCACATCCTCACCGACGACCTGAAGCGAGGGATCTTCGATTCTCCGGAAAATCGTGAAGCGCTCGAGTTCTACCTCTCGCTTCGCAAGGTCGGCATGATGGAGCGCCAGGACGTCCTCGATCGCGCCTTCAAATCGGGAACGCTCGGTCTCCAGATCTCGGGCGCGTGGCTCTGCCGCTCGATTCCCAAGGAAGCGCCGGGCCTTCGCTACGGCGTCGCCCTCGTGCCTCGCCCGAGCCAGGAGCGCGGCACGCACGCATCGTTCGCCGGAGGCGAGCTGCTGGTCAGCTTCAACTCGTCGAAGCACAAGGCCATGGCCCTCCAGCTCGCCCGTTTCCTCGTGACGCCCGAGAACGCGCTGGCGCTGGCGCAGTCCGCGCAGAGCGTGCAGCCGGCGGTGATCGGCGCCGACACGATGGCGTTCTACCGCGAGCATCCCGAGCAACAGGTGATGATCCGCCAGTTCGAGACCGCCGTTCCGACGCCCAATCATCCCGCGTGGGTCGACCTCGAGGCGGCGATCGAGGACGAGGTCGAGGAAGCGCTCCACGATCGCAAGACGGCCGAGCAGTCGGTTCGCGACGCCCAACGACGGCTGACGGACCTGCTGGCGAAGCCGACCCGGTGAGGACGCACTCCCGAGCCACGGCCTGGGCCTTCTTGTCGCCGTGGCTCGTGACGTTCGCGCTGTTCGGACTCTATCCCTTCGCGTTCTCGCTCTACGCCTCGCTCACCGACTATTCGCCGATCCGCGCCGGCGCGCGATTCGTCGGACTCTCCAACTACGCACGCGCGCTGGCCGACTCGACGTTCTGGTCGTCGCTCGCGACCACGGGGATCTTCGTCGTCGGAACGATTCCCTTCACGACCGCGCTGGCGCTGGGGCTCGCGCTCGCGGTCCAGCCCGCGTTTCGGGGGCGCACGGTGTTCCGTGTCGGGTTCTTCGTCCCGAGCGTGGTCTCGGTCGTGGTTCTCTCGCTGGTCTTCAAGGGACTCTATGCGTCCGGGGGCCCGATCAACGCCGGTCTGCGGTCGATCGGTCTGCCCGCTCCGGAGTGGCTTCTCGATCCGCGCTTCGCCCTTCCGGCCATCATGGCGATGGATGTCTGGTCCGCGAGCGGCTACTACATGATCGTATTCCTCGCCGGCCTGGAAGCGATCCCGCGCGACCTGTACGAGGCGGCGCGGATCGACGGCGCTTCCACCTGGGCGCGATTCGTCCGCATCACGCTGCCCATGCTCAAGCCGACGCTCCTCTTCGTGCTGGTGGTCAACACGGTGCGCAGTCTGCAGATCTTTGCCGAGGTGTTCGTGATGACGCGCGGAGGCCCTCTGCACAGCACGACCACGGTGGTCTACTACCTCTACGAGCAGGCGTTCTACCGGTTCGACCTCGGCTACGCGAGCGCCATCGCGTACCTGTTGTTCATCGTGACCCTGGCGATCGCCTGGATCCAGACGCGACTGGTGAGACCCGCCACGGAGCCCGCGCGATGAGCGCCGAGCGCTCTGCCTGGCGCTGGATCTGGCTCTCGCCGCTGCTCGCCACGATGCTGTTCCCGTTCGCCTGGATGATGGGCGTCTCGCTGTCACGGTCCGCCGACGCGACGCTCGCCAGCGCCTTCTCCGGTCCCTGGGACCTTCGCCACTACCAAGCGCTGTTCAGCATCGCCGCGGTCAATCGCTACCTCCTCAACAGCGGGCTCGTGGCCGCGGTCGTGGTGGCCTCGAACGTCGCCACCGCCGCTCTGGTGGGTTACGTGCTGGCGCGCCGCCGGGTGCCGGGGGAGAAGTTCTGGACCCTCGGCATCGTGGCCACGCTGATGCTGCCCAAGCAGGTGCTGATGATTCCGCTCTATCTCGTGCTGGCGCGCCTGCAGCTCCTCGACACTTACGCGGCCCTGATCCTGCCCTTCGCGGTCGACGCATTCAGCGTCTTCCTGGTGCGGCAGTTCGTCACCGGCGTGCCGCTCGAGCTGGAAGAGGCCGCGCGCGTGGACGGCGCCTCGGACTGGACGGTCTTCCGTCGCGTCGTACTGCCGCTGCTCCAGCCGGTGCTGGCGGTGGTCGCCATCCAGTCCTTCCTGACCAACTGGAATTCCTTTCTGTTCCCGCTCATCTTCGTGGACTCGGACCGGCTGCGGACGCTGCCGGTGGGGCTGGCGCTGCTCTCCCAGACCGAGCACAGCGTGGATTGGGGGTTCCTGATGGCGGGCTCGACGGTGGCGTCGCTTCCAGTGCTGGCCGTCTTCGTCGCGTTCCAGCGCCGCATCCTCTCGGGCTTGCTGGCGGGAGCGGAGAAGTGAGCTCGCACACCCTGACGGATCCCTGGCGCGCGCTGCGCGGCTACCGCGAGCGCCCGGAGCACCGCATCGTCGGGCTGATGACCGGCACGTCTGCCGATGCCGTCGACGCCGCGCTGGTGAGATTCCGTGGCGTCGATCTCGAGAGCACGCACGAGATGGAGGGCTCGATCGAGAGTCCGCTCGATCCGGCGCTGCGCCGGGAAATCCTGCACGTCGCGTCGGCTTCGACCCTGGCGCCGGAGCGGCTCGTGCGGCTCGACCACGCGCTGGGCGAGTGCTACGCGGCCGCCGTCCTCGAGCTCCTGGCGGGCCGCGGCTGCTCGCCGCGC from Candidatus Eisenbacteria bacterium harbors:
- a CDS encoding extracellular solute-binding protein: MSRARRPLSYVLFAAIGLTLACAPPGQEIVFWQFWPVEVVQPLLDRFEKEHPGVKVRMEQLTWQSGLEKITAAMAAGKAPDLCEMGSTWMPRMLAAGQLTDWSAGVADLRSSLRGWELCSIGDAVYGLPWVLGTRALFYNKTLLARAGLDSLRPPETWAELYAAAEAVHKLGGAVRGYGVQAGERYVLFKKFMPFAWGNGGHILTDDLKRGIFDSPENREALEFYLSLRKVGMMERQDVLDRAFKSGTLGLQISGAWLCRSIPKEAPGLRYGVALVPRPSQERGTHASFAGGELLVSFNSSKHKAMALQLARFLVTPENALALAQSAQSVQPAVIGADTMAFYREHPEQQVMIRQFETAVPTPNHPAWVDLEAAIEDEVEEALHDRKTAEQSVRDAQRRLTDLLAKPTR
- a CDS encoding sugar ABC transporter permease, producing the protein MRTHSRATAWAFLSPWLVTFALFGLYPFAFSLYASLTDYSPIRAGARFVGLSNYARALADSTFWSSLATTGIFVVGTIPFTTALALGLALAVQPAFRGRTVFRVGFFVPSVVSVVVLSLVFKGLYASGGPINAGLRSIGLPAPEWLLDPRFALPAIMAMDVWSASGYYMIVFLAGLEAIPRDLYEAARIDGASTWARFVRITLPMLKPTLLFVLVVNTVRSLQIFAEVFVMTRGGPLHSTTTVVYYLYEQAFYRFDLGYASAIAYLLFIVTLAIAWIQTRLVRPATEPAR
- a CDS encoding carbohydrate ABC transporter permease — protein: MSAERSAWRWIWLSPLLATMLFPFAWMMGVSLSRSADATLASAFSGPWDLRHYQALFSIAAVNRYLLNSGLVAAVVVASNVATAALVGYVLARRRVPGEKFWTLGIVATLMLPKQVLMIPLYLVLARLQLLDTYAALILPFAVDAFSVFLVRQFVTGVPLELEEAARVDGASDWTVFRRVVLPLLQPVLAVVAIQSFLTNWNSFLFPLIFVDSDRLRTLPVGLALLSQTEHSVDWGFLMAGSTVASLPVLAVFVAFQRRILSGLLAGAEK